The genome window TACAAAAATACAATTAGATATTGCCGGGAAATCATCCTTAGGTGATGGTTTGGTTTATTGATAAATGGTATGCCTTAATGTAGACTATTTTAAGTAAACCTATTTGTCAGTGAAACAAATAACACTAGACACACTTATAGTATTTTATATCTATTTATGGTAGGTTGTTTACATGTTATAAAATGGTTAATTGTTGGAGAAGGGTTGACCCATATTTACATTAAAATATAGGCCTGTGTATGAAAAATAAGATTCCATCAATAATAGTAGTTTTCCACCAACTTTATTATACAAATTATTTATAAGTCACTGTTATAATCAAGGGGGTCAATGCGTTCAGAAATAacaaaatatttagtttaattgtTGTAGTCATGAACACAGATTCATGATACTCATTGTGGGACAATGTCCAACACTATCTTTACAATTTCCAGTCAAATATAGGTTAATATTAAACTCACCATGAccaattattataataaatgaaatcaTAATGGCTATGTAGTTACATACACCATATTCATTAATTTCCTTCGGGAAAGTCATTTAATTTGTCTGGGCTACGCTAAAGATTTCAATACTGAAAAAAGCATATCCCTTTGCCACATAATAGGCTATGACaataaaaagacaacaaaaatgTAATGAATTTGGCACTGTACAATTCATTAAATACGGACACATCTCTATGTTGAATCTTCAAATTAATGTTGAAGAGAGAACTCATTAAAATATTCTGATTGTACTAGCTATACAAAATACAATACTTGCACAAATTAGGTTAACCATTTATAAAATCTTGATGACTCCTCGATGGATATGGCTTGTGTAATATTACAGACTTTGCTACAGACCATTTGTGGctttatttaaaaatacaaaTCTAATATTACTGTTCACTCTCTGTTCCATTTTCCTGAATAAGACACTGTACCCAAAACATTCAGATTACCATTAAGGTCTGTCCAACCTTGCTAATCCACATtcatccaaacacacatacattatggCATCATGGGTAGTGTGTATAACCCATTTTTATTCAGTCAGGCTCAGTGGCATAGAGATTTCATAATATCTCTTTATCAGGCTATATTCATAATTTCCGGCCCTAACTCCCATTCTGTATCCTTCACTGGCTTTGTGAGAACcttataaacacacatgcattggATATAGGTGCTTTTTAACAGACAATTTCGTACCAAAGTGGAAAACCTAAGCATCACAAAAAAGTTAATAAGGCCAGTGTTTAGGCGTTACTCATCCCGCTGGACATTGGCCGTTACCATCGCTGGCTTTACATCTGAGCGCATCTTCAATGCCTTGTTATGAAATGTGGCTGGCATGCGTTGAGATTCACAATGTCTGTTTAAAACTCGGATTCATGATCAGATGTAACAAAAACCAACTACTTGTGAGAACGCTAgttatttaaaaacataaacactTAAATCCCACCGAGTAAAAGAACATCACATCATAACAtaattgttaataataacaataacagttataataatcattaataataacacTGCATCATATTCAGAACAACTACATTTAGCACTGTGTATAGGAAGTTTGTCCAAATGAAATCTGTGTTTCTGTAATCAGCATGACATCTGGCTATCCTCTCGGTGGATCAAACCCAAACTAAATTGTTCTTTCAAAGTCATAGTGCTCACCTCTAATCACCTTTACTCTATCATCTATCATCactatttaaaaacaaaagatCGCACTTGATATCTCATTGACCTGTCACACAACCTCGCTTCTACTGAATGTAAACCTTAAGGAATCGATACATCTATGTTTGTATCTGGTGCAAatatctgagggggggggggggggggggaagctttgtgcaaagttttgtctTAAAAAGTTTTGTCTTGAATGGTGCTTCTTAAACTGCGCTTGTTAATCTTTTTCTTTACACATTAATACTTAATACAACATGACAATATCAACACAAAATCAAGAGAAAGATACCATCGTATATGTACCACAGATATCACATACTATATCGAGTTAGGATAGCCCTTAGTATTGATAAGCGTTGTTATTGATATAAGatgaagatattttcatactcaGGATGGCTGAAGTGCGTTATGATACAGCAGGTGTTTCAGATGGAAAGGGCATCCTCGCCATCCAGCGTTCATTCGGCATTTGTGGTTCTTCtctgagagagaaaaaacatttgttcaCAGAAATGCCTATTTTGGACTTTAAAAAATGTCACTATAGTTGttagatgtgtttttttttcctctttcacCAGGTGAGAATACAAAAATGGTGATTGTCGGACCAGCTTCTTCTGTGGTATCTTCTTTGAATCTCCATAAATGGCTTTGAAAGACAAGTTGTGTAAGTGCAACCCCTGCATCAGTGTCTATTCATTTGTGCTCTGTGAGAGAAAACCTGTGCTCGCCTGCGCAGCCTACATTAAAGTAAGCCGGCCTTTGATTTAAAATCAGTAAACTTGATAGAAGCGTCTGTGTTATACTATactttctatctatctcttgGCTAACGCAAacaatatattgatatatatattaatatatatatatatatatgtcagaAGGAAACGGAATCCTCTAGCGCATGATAATTGTCAACTAGAACAGTGATCATTGTTGAGGTTTACTCTCTTTCTCCTGGTTGAATGATCTATAAGGACACATGGAAAGTTAGGCAACCCAGGCAGCTGATGTGTGTTGAGTGAGGGTTACCCCAGCAGTTGAACTGGGcaattcatgacagccgatTACTTCCAGGAATCTTTGTGTCCAGAAGTGAACAAAGCGTGCATTCCGAAACCACCCACCTCTACCACCTCAgagcaacaataacaacaaccacaacaaaatcTGTCTTCCCTGTGTGAGGAATAACCGGTTCTGTCAATCTGAGGCAGAACCGGTCGACCCCTCCCCCCGATCCCATGTCCAGTTCATCTGAATTCATCTGGTCCACAAGGCTATGGATCCATGGGCTTGAGTTTGGAAATCACGGTTGGCAAGTACTTAGAAGGTCACAAAATCCGGTCGGTAATTGATTCAGTTCTTCATTAAATGCTTCATTAAAAATTCCTTCCGTGTCTCCTCTTCTCACTGCTGTCATCTCAGCGTCTCACTTCCTATCTAATATGGCTCCTGAGTTCTTTTTTGAAAGACATAAAAAAAGTTATGAAAACTTtcgttcttgtgtttttttgtctgttCTTGTAGTCTTTTTAATGTCATGGCATCAATGTATATGGCAAATTGTGTTATGAAAATATGGCTGATGAGAGAATCACATAACAAAAATTTGACCAGATACTCTCTACTATGATTAACTTGATAAGTAATTGTATTGACGCTATCTAATTACCAGGTAACGATATCAATTTAAAAAGTCTAAACACTACTCAAGCCCTCAGCTTCCCACTTTATTATATTACTCTAAACTAAACTATGGGATTCCAAATAATCTagattatatttgataataatattatgtaaTATTGTGCAGAGGGGACACCTATTCCCAAAGATTATGTGCGGTGAAACTGCAGGCCAAGAACCTTACACGGTCACCTCATTTTTACTTCCTGTCCTAATTCCCTGGCTGCTTCCGCCACTCCCCCCTCCTGAGCCTCCACCGCCCCCTCCTGGTATAAAATGTAACTGCTCAATTGTGTTCTGCCTCTTTGTGGCAAAAGCCATCCTTCTAGCAGTGTGCCCCCCCAGTGTCCCCGTTCCCATGACGACCCCGGCACCGGGCATCTCACCCGCCCAGCCCATGCCCCCGCTCATGTGCCCGGTCGTGCCCGggttcctctcctgctcccGGCCGGACGTGGGGTGAGAGTTCATCTTGATCATGTGATGGCGGTCGAGTGAGGGGGTGGCGCAGACATTTTGCTGGGACTGGGCCTTCTGCTGGGGTGTCAGCCGGGGTAGAGTGGGCACcatcccgcctcctcctccgtgggcgTAGGGATCCACCACCCCCACGcccatcctctcctccaggtGGTCCGGGGACATCAGCAGCCTCTCCTGTCGGTCCTGTCTCTCCTGCCGCTCCTgtctctcctgcctctcctgccTTTCCTGGGTCTTACGCGTGAGGGTCTGGGTGTTTGAGTTTTTGTTGGAAGCAGCGGCGGCCATGGCTTTGTAGTACTGGTGCTGTTGGTTCTTGGAGAGGCGCGACAGGGTGCCTGTGTTCCCGGGCACGTCGCCCATGTTGAGCAGCTGGTCCTGGGACTTGACCTTCCTCGTGGGCTTGGAGAGGGTGTCGTAGTTGGGGTTGTACTGGGGCTCCGGTGGGTCGAGGGGGTACGGGTTGGGGGTGGGCGAGGTAGGCATGCCGGCGGGGGGGATCCAGGGGCGGGTGGCGTGCCTCGGGAGGGTTCCCCTGCCACTGAGGGTGTAGTCCCCGCCccagtggaggtggtgctgggagGACTGCAAGGCGGGCTGTGCAGTATGAGGTCGGCGCTTGGTGGTGCAGTAACCAGAGGAGTACTCATCCAGACCTTTCTCTGAAAGTCACAAAAAGGCAATCACTTCAACAAGCCTTACTTAATGGGGCTGTCTCTTGACTTAATGAGGCCGTCTCTTTACCTAATGTGGCAGTCCCCTTAGTTATTGAAACAGTCCCCTTACTTATTGAGCAGTCACCGTTTAATGAAGCAGTCCCCTTACTTATTGAGCGGCACCCATACCTAATGAAGCAGTCACCTTACTTATTGAAGCAGTCCCCTTACTTATTGAGCAGTCCCCATACTTAATGAAGCAGTCACCTTACTTAATGAAGGAGCCCCTTACTTAATGAAGCAGTCCCCTTACTTATTGAGCGGTCTCTTTACTTAATGAAGCAGTCACCTTACTTAATGAAGCAGTCATTTTACTTATTGAGCAGTCCCCTTACTTAATGAAGCAGTCCCCTTACTTATTGAGCAGCGCCCATACCTAATGAAGCTGTCACCTTCCTTATTGAGCAATCCCCATACTTAATGAAGCAGTTACCTTGCTTAATGTAGCAGCCCCTTACTTAATGAAGCAGTGACCTTACTTAATGAAGCAGACCTTTTACTTATTGAGCAGTCCCCTTACTTAATGAAGCAGTCCTCACACTGAAATTCTTTAAACCCCAAATTAAAAACTGTAAACTGaagggttagggatagggttagacATATATTacaattgaaaaaataaaatacagtacaacaacaaaaaatgcatATCATTCATTTAAATAAAGAGCAGCACTGTAACCATATAATTTAGGTGCTCTGCCTACTCTTGGGTTATTGGCCACGGTATAATCTGTGTATTTTAATTCTAACTTTGAATCAGGCCAAGGATAAGACCTGCCAATATATAAACATTAGCAGAGTATCTAGATTCTTAATCTAACAGTTATCCCTTACCCAGGCGCTTCAGAGAGGAGTAGCGGTTGAGCTCGGGCTTGGTGGCGCTCTCGTAGGACGGGGGGAGCTGGGCCAGGTTGTGCAGGGAGTGGTGGAAGGAGGGCTGGGACTTGGTGTTGTTGTGCTTGCTGGAGAGCAGCGTCCCTCCAGCTGCCAGCTGAGCGTTGTTCATCCGCGGGGTGCGCTCTACAAAGACAACGTGATGAGAAGCCTGTGTTCACCGGCGCTGCGTGATTTGCAACTACACCGAGCATCGTCATGTTGCTAACTCATGGTGGCACTCAGATTCAAAGTTCATTTATGAAGAAAGAGTTTAATCAAATGTGTGATTACCcccattttagtttttttttaccacagaGCCTACTTTTGAGGTTGAATTAAGTAAATGAATCTTTGTTTCCGATACATGGTGTTTGAAGAGAGTAGCGATTGCCAGATGTCTTACCAATGGTGGCGGTGTGTTTGGGGCTGGAGCCTGATGAATGGATGAAATTGTGCTGCAGATTGCCCACTGTCAGAGTCAAACAACATCAGCTGATTAGATATGCACCAGTGTGATCATCAGCCAAACGTTTGGAAGGAGTTTCACATTTAAAATATCTGCGTGCGTAGATTCAATCATTTTAGTTTGCACCTTTAACAGTACAGCAGTGAATTTTCTGATTATTCACATACATGATTTTGTTAACACCTTGAGAAATAGGAGACAAATACAGATTCACCATTTGGCTGAACATTCAGCATTCCAGTTAGTGCAGATAACGTGTCTGTTATTAGCTTTTTGATATTGAAGCTTGCCAATAACACTTGATGGCAGGCATTACTAAACACAGACTTGCACAAACAGGACAAGCACAGTTCTACATTTagtattttatccaaagcgtcttacagGTAAGGCTGAGAACAATAAAAGCATGCAATCAAAATCCATAATTAATCAGAAACCTTTCCAAATGCTGCACAGCCAAGCATCAACAATTCAACATGTTCTATCCTATCAATTATTCTCTATTAAAATAAAGTGGTAACTTCTGCATTGTAAAACGTATCAAGCATCATTTCATCTCCTCTCATCACAGGTCCGCGCTCACATCTGTTATCCTTGCTGGGCAGGCCGCCGGGGGCATAGTGGTTCTTCGGGGGGCGTCCCAGGGTCCCGCCCCCCTGTCCGTCTGCCACCGTCAGCGCCATGCTGTTGTTCCTCTCGTCCTGCTGCACAGGGCTGGACTGGTGGCGCAGCATGTCAACCAAGGCTCTAacccgggcacacacacacacagggtgatcAGAACACCACAGCACACCGTACAGGCTGCTCAGGAGAACCAGACAAGTTGCTTTACCCACACAAGGAATTCATTTTGGTACGTTGGTGAAAGACACAATCTGCGATACAATCATTCTGAATATTCACACCATATAAAGTAGGAGCAGCAAAAAATATATCATTGAATGGTTGTTTCAAGAAAAGGTTTTGAGGGATATAAACATAATTATTGAAAATATtgaaatgataaaaaatataaattttctTTCCAAAATGTCATTGATGATCGTTTGAATATGCCAAAATTGCTTTATTACCCAATATTGTATTACTTAGGATTGGAAACATTCAGCCCTCTTCAGAAAGTGAGTTTAGAATGTCTCTTGAATAGACCTTTGTTTAATTGAAAGGGCTGTACAATTAAATGGTACACCTTACACAAAAATGATTCCACAATGTCTTGCTCTAGCATTACCCTTTGAATATATGTATGACATCCATAGAAATATCATTTAGCAGCATATAGCTGAAAACCAAATTCTATAACCCTTATACAACCCTCACATACAATTCGTTAGTAACTCAGCAGTCCAAAGCGACTCAAAGTCATCAAATTAAGGCTGCAGCTTCTTAGATGAGGCCTCTTTCTGAGGTAAGCTGGGGATATTAGAGATCAACCCCAGTCACTTTGGCTGGGAATCAAGCCCCTTACCCACTATACTAACCTGCCCGGATACAGTCATGAGTCAGAGCatgcgcacagacagacagataaacaccCACCTGGGCATGTTCAGGTCTCTGTGGTTAGCCTCCTGCTGCACCTTGTTGAACACAACCTTGATCCCCACGGCAACGGCCACCATAAACACCACGACGCCACCAATGACAAAGCCTGTGTTGTGGCTTTGCATCCTTAATGGATCGATGGTCCCCATGGGGTCCACCACGGAGCTGATGTCGATGGCCGGGGTCTTGGCCCAGTCCGGGGAGTCGTAGTTCTTGCACAAGTGCTGCTCCAGCTGCTGTCCACGCTCCGGGCAGCAGAAGCGGAAGTGGCAGCTCCCGCAGCAGTAGATGTACGTGTCCTTGGAGCAGTTGAAGGCACTGTCGAACTGGCCCATGACGTCATAGTAACCCTGGCACACGTCCACGTCCACCAGCCGCCGCGGAGGGGGCGCCACCTGGGCCGCACCCAAGGGGGGGGCCAGGGCATCCGCTGCGGTGCCGTTCTTGGTGAACATGACCTGGGGCAGGGGTCTGGGGGGCGTCTCCAGAACTCTTTCTGGGAGTTCATCCACCGGTTGGCTCCAGCTCCGGAGCCCTGCTGGCTGCAGGTTCGCCTGGATGTCGATGGGGCGGCCTGGGGGGCTCGGGGCGGGCTTTGGCCTCTCGGTCAACAGCCTTGTGAGGAAGTTGGCGTcccggggaga of Gadus macrocephalus chromosome 11, ASM3116895v1 contains these proteins:
- the LOC132467010 gene encoding protein shisa-7, which encodes MFHILFYWLHRKGKHSVVTTLNHRQNRALSHVKMTPTTDRRFLAVSLLLLLTAQLTSAKEPSPPPSPRDANFLTRLLTERPKPAPSPPGRPIDIQANLQPAGLRSWSQPVDELPERVLETPPRPLPQVMFTKNGTAADALAPPLGAAQVAPPPRRLVDVDVCQGYYDVMGQFDSAFNCSKDTYIYCCGSCHFRFCCPERGQQLEQHLCKNYDSPDWAKTPAIDISSVVDPMGTIDPLRMQSHNTGFVIGGVVVFMVAVAVGIKVVFNKVQQEANHRDLNMPRALVDMLRHQSSPVQQDERNNSMALTVADGQGGGTLGRPPKNHYAPGGLPSKDNRLGNLQHNFIHSSGSSPKHTATIERTPRMNNAQLAAGGTLLSSKHNNTKSQPSFHHSLHNLAQLPPSYESATKPELNRYSSLKRLEKGLDEYSSGYCTTKRRPHTAQPALQSSQHHLHWGGDYTLSGRGTLPRHATRPWIPPAGMPTSPTPNPYPLDPPEPQYNPNYDTLSKPTRKVKSQDQLLNMGDVPGNTGTLSRLSKNQQHQYYKAMAAAASNKNSNTQTLTRKTQERQERQERQERQERQDRQERLLMSPDHLEERMGVGVVDPYAHGGGGGMVPTLPRLTPQQKAQSQQNVCATPSLDRHHMIKMNSHPTSGREQERNPGTTGHMSGGMGWAGEMPGAGVVMGTGTLGGHTARRMAFATKRQNTIEQLHFIPGGGGGGSGGGSGGSSQGIRTGSKNEVTV